One Halomonas sp. M4R1S46 genomic window carries:
- a CDS encoding YIP1 family protein yields the protein MNPITVIRLPFTRLTGWRELQRRKPSIATLAWCVVLPMSLLPPLLLYYAGTHHGDAFVAGFGDRPWRFITTILFLAELLTFFVMGWLIHAVVNGREMSISYHDAYLLAALAPLPLWSSSLMLLFPSLLLNALAVLVALGISCSLVYHGLQALCDRQDHDVVAMSASYTVMAAGVLAWGMLMAIVWAY from the coding sequence ATGAACCCCATCACCGTCATTCGACTGCCCTTCACCCGCCTGACGGGCTGGAGGGAACTCCAGCGACGCAAGCCTTCGATCGCCACCCTGGCCTGGTGTGTGGTGCTGCCCATGTCGCTGTTGCCGCCGCTGCTGCTCTACTATGCCGGTACCCATCATGGCGACGCCTTCGTGGCGGGGTTCGGCGACCGCCCGTGGCGCTTCATCACCACCATCCTCTTCCTGGCCGAATTGCTGACCTTCTTCGTCATGGGCTGGCTGATCCATGCCGTGGTCAACGGTCGCGAGATGTCGATCAGCTATCATGATGCCTATCTGCTGGCGGCCCTGGCACCGCTGCCGCTGTGGTCCTCCTCGCTGATGCTGCTGTTCCCCAGTCTGCTGCTCAACGCCCTGGCGGTGCTGGTGGCCCTGGGCATTTCCTGCAGCCTCGTCTACCACGGCCTGCAGGCCCTCTGTGATCGCCAGGATCACGACGTGGTCGCCATGTCGGCGAGCTATACGGTCATGGCCGCCGGGGTGCTGGCCTGGGGGATGCTGATGGCCATCGTCTGGGCCTACTGA
- a CDS encoding succinate dehydrogenase iron-sulfur subunit, producing MIKVRLYRYHPEEDASPRLETLEVGEGFRQAMVLDVLEHLKQRDPTLAYRRSCREGVCGSDGMSINGKNGLACITPVAEVLDRSDTLILRPLPGMPVIRDLVVDQTLFLRQFEKIRPWLINDEPPATIERRQSPAERERLDGLYECILCACCSSACPSWWWNPDRYIGPAGLIQAYRFLVDSRDTATDERLADLDDPFSVFRCRQIANCTWVCPKGLNPMRAIGRIKAMLLARGS from the coding sequence ATGATCAAGGTACGGCTCTATCGCTATCATCCCGAGGAGGATGCGTCGCCCCGGCTCGAGACGCTCGAGGTGGGCGAAGGCTTCCGCCAGGCCATGGTGCTCGACGTCCTCGAGCACCTCAAGCAGCGGGACCCGACCCTGGCCTATCGGCGCTCCTGTCGGGAGGGGGTGTGCGGCTCCGACGGCATGAGCATCAACGGCAAGAACGGGCTGGCCTGCATCACCCCGGTAGCCGAGGTGCTGGACCGTTCGGATACCCTGATCCTGCGGCCGCTGCCCGGCATGCCGGTGATCCGCGACCTGGTCGTCGACCAGACGCTGTTCCTGCGCCAGTTCGAGAAGATCCGCCCCTGGCTGATCAACGACGAGCCCCCCGCGACCATCGAGCGTCGGCAGAGCCCGGCGGAGCGCGAGAGACTCGATGGCCTCTATGAATGCATCCTGTGTGCCTGCTGCAGCTCGGCCTGTCCTTCCTGGTGGTGGAACCCGGACAGATACATCGGCCCGGCCGGCCTGATCCAGGCCTACCGCTTCCTGGTCGATAGTCGCGACACCGCCACCGACGAGCGCCTGGCCGACCTCGACGATCCCTTCAGCGTGTTCCGCTGCCGGCAGATCGCCAACTGCACCTGGGTGTGTCCCAAGGGGCTCAATCCGATGCGCGCCATCGGCCGGATCAAGGCGATGCTGCTGGCACGCGGTAGCTGA
- a CDS encoding PLP-dependent transferase: MPPADRQRLGPATLAEALRDHPAIARVLYPGLASHPDHALARRQMHGFGGMLTLELAGGRDAAARVADRLALFALAPSLGGVESLVTQPCTTSHVDLTPEERARRGITDGMLRFSVGLEEADDLLADLRQALDATAASACARRPSARGWPPRPWSPSSRRCRVERATSVTGSRPATRR, encoded by the coding sequence ATGCCACCAGCCGATCGACAGCGCCTGGGCCCCGCCACCCTGGCCGAGGCACTACGGGACCACCCGGCCATTGCCCGGGTGCTCTACCCCGGCCTGGCATCGCACCCCGACCACGCCCTGGCCCGTCGCCAGATGCACGGCTTTGGCGGCATGCTGACCCTTGAGCTGGCGGGCGGCCGCGACGCCGCCGCGCGAGTCGCCGATCGCCTGGCGCTGTTCGCCCTGGCGCCCAGCCTGGGCGGCGTCGAGAGTCTGGTCACCCAGCCCTGTACCACCTCCCATGTCGACCTGACACCCGAGGAGCGAGCCCGGCGCGGCATCACCGACGGCATGCTGCGCTTCTCGGTGGGCCTGGAGGAGGCCGACGACCTGCTGGCCGATCTGCGTCAGGCCCTGGATGCGACGGCCGCCTCGGCCTGCGCGAGGCGGCCGAGCGCGCGGGGCTGGCCCCCGAGGCCCTGGTCGCCAAGCTCGAGGCGCTGCCGGGTGGAGAGAGCGACGAGCGTGACTGGCAGTCGGCCAGCGACGAGGCGCTGA
- the ytfE gene encoding iron-sulfur cluster repair protein YtfE, with the protein MVAKLEALPGGESDERDWQSASDEALIDHILTRYHDLHRQQLPELVRMARRVEQVHGERDTCPNGLADLLTAIHQEMESHMQKEEQILFPMLRRGLGAQARGPITVRRHEHDDHGEHLERLAALTDDITPPKGACTTWRALYTGLREFRDDLMQHIHLENNLLFERAG; encoded by the coding sequence CTGGTCGCCAAGCTCGAGGCGCTGCCGGGTGGAGAGAGCGACGAGCGTGACTGGCAGTCGGCCAGCGACGAGGCGCTGATCGACCATATCCTGACCCGCTACCACGATCTCCACCGCCAGCAGCTGCCGGAGCTGGTGCGCATGGCGCGCCGGGTGGAGCAGGTCCACGGCGAGCGTGACACCTGCCCCAACGGCCTGGCCGACCTTCTCACCGCGATCCACCAGGAGATGGAGAGCCACATGCAGAAGGAGGAACAGATCCTCTTCCCGATGCTGCGCCGGGGCCTGGGGGCCCAGGCCCGGGGCCCCATCACGGTGAGGCGTCACGAGCATGACGACCACGGCGAGCATCTCGAGCGGCTGGCGGCGCTGACCGACGACATCACCCCGCCGAAGGGCGCCTGCACCACCTGGCGCGCCCTCTACACCGGGCTGCGCGAGTTCCGCGACGATCTGATGCAGCACATCCATCTGGAGAACAACCTGCTGTTCGAACGTGCCGGGTGA
- a CDS encoding hemerythrin domain-containing protein, translated as MKAILFERLHGDHRRYAALLCILDRQLHIAAGEELPDYHLLAGLFRYLTHQPETWHRRVEGRLFERLAERAPEHRELLAVLTEEHRRIARYGRELEDRMWRATPEEALDLNVLNLARAFSELYHHHLHAEDHRVLPRLEAHFPARELDAMDFGVSLESPPESAPDFQRLYRRIATDRTGLRLGHDEQADYCPLCAAGRASHADAQHP; from the coding sequence ATGAAAGCCATCCTGTTCGAGCGCCTGCACGGCGACCACCGCCGCTATGCGGCCCTGCTGTGCATCCTCGATCGGCAGCTGCATATCGCCGCCGGCGAGGAGCTTCCCGACTACCACCTGCTGGCGGGCCTCTTCCGCTACCTGACGCATCAGCCCGAGACCTGGCACCGCCGGGTGGAGGGGCGGCTGTTCGAACGTCTCGCCGAACGCGCCCCCGAACACCGCGAGCTGCTCGCGGTGCTCACCGAGGAACACCGCCGCATCGCGCGCTACGGCCGTGAGCTGGAGGACAGGATGTGGCGCGCCACCCCGGAGGAGGCGCTGGACCTCAACGTCCTCAACCTGGCCCGCGCCTTCAGCGAACTCTACCACCACCACCTCCACGCCGAGGACCATCGGGTCCTGCCGCGGCTCGAGGCCCACTTCCCGGCCCGCGAGCTCGACGCCATGGACTTCGGCGTCTCGCTGGAGAGCCCGCCCGAGAGCGCTCCCGACTTCCAGAGACTCTACCGACGGATCGCCACCGATCGCACCGGGCTCAGGCTCGGCCATGACGAGCAGGCCGACTACTGCCCGCTGTGCGCTGCCGGCCGGGCGTCACATGCCGATGCCCAGCATCCCTGA
- a CDS encoding ribonucleotide reductase subunit alpha — protein sequence MAISHFTDLLEEARRQPEPQRLLLVLTRAELPDQPSEAQRARFERGEGGVLTPVLCVDKTPGELGDMAALVAEAAETGIDWDIAFVAALDDPSHQAEVEPHLQRMVESLKMGNIDRFLAFDRRGEVVSFQ from the coding sequence ATGGCCATCTCGCACTTCACCGACCTGCTCGAGGAGGCCCGCCGCCAGCCCGAGCCGCAGCGCCTGCTGCTCGTGCTGACCCGCGCCGAACTGCCGGACCAGCCGAGCGAGGCGCAACGGGCGCGCTTCGAGCGGGGCGAGGGCGGGGTGCTGACGCCGGTGCTGTGCGTCGACAAGACGCCCGGCGAACTCGGTGACATGGCGGCGCTGGTGGCGGAAGCCGCGGAGACGGGCATCGACTGGGATATCGCCTTCGTCGCGGCCCTGGATGACCCGAGCCACCAGGCGGAGGTCGAGCCCCACCTGCAGCGCATGGTGGAGTCGCTGAAGATGGGCAATATCGACCGCTTCCTGGCCTTCGACCGCCGGGGCGAGGTGGTGAGCTTCCAGTAG
- the ubiU gene encoding ubiquinone anaerobic biosynthesis protein UbiU, whose amino-acid sequence MELVCPAGNLPALKRAVDEGADAVYFGFQNATNARQFAGLNFSDRRAREGIAYARARGKRVFCAINTYPQPDGWAQWARAVDQAAELGVDALILADMGLLEYAATRHPDLPRHLSVQGSATSHAALRFYHDHFGIKRAVLPRVLSITQVRDLAKQSPVELEVFAFGSLCIMAEGRCYLSSYLTGESPNTRGVCSPAGHVRWEETPTGLESRLGGVLIDRYAEGERAGYPTLCKGRFAVDGETYHAIEEPTSLNTLELLPELAELGISAVKIEGRQRSPAYVSKVAGIWRQALDRLDRDPARFHADPAWLAGLGTLSEGTTTTLGAYERRWK is encoded by the coding sequence ATGGAGCTCGTCTGCCCTGCCGGCAACCTGCCCGCCCTCAAGCGTGCCGTGGACGAGGGGGCCGACGCCGTCTACTTCGGCTTCCAGAATGCCACCAACGCGCGGCAGTTCGCCGGCCTCAACTTCTCCGACCGGCGCGCCCGGGAGGGCATCGCCTATGCCCGGGCCCGCGGCAAGCGGGTGTTCTGCGCCATCAACACCTATCCGCAGCCCGACGGCTGGGCCCAGTGGGCCCGCGCCGTGGACCAGGCCGCCGAGCTGGGCGTCGATGCGCTGATCCTGGCCGACATGGGCCTGCTGGAGTACGCCGCGACCCGCCACCCGGACCTGCCCCGGCATCTCTCGGTGCAGGGCTCGGCCACCAGTCACGCGGCGCTGCGCTTCTACCACGATCACTTCGGCATCAAGCGCGCCGTGCTGCCGCGGGTGCTGTCGATCACCCAGGTCCGCGACCTGGCCAAGCAGAGCCCGGTGGAGCTGGAGGTCTTCGCCTTCGGCAGCCTGTGCATCATGGCCGAGGGACGCTGCTACCTGTCCTCCTACCTCACCGGCGAGTCCCCCAACACCCGCGGCGTCTGCTCCCCGGCCGGGCACGTGCGCTGGGAGGAGACCCCGACGGGCCTGGAGTCGCGCCTCGGCGGCGTACTGATCGACCGCTACGCCGAGGGCGAGCGCGCCGGCTACCCCACCCTGTGCAAGGGGCGCTTCGCGGTGGACGGCGAGACCTACCACGCCATCGAGGAACCCACCAGCCTCAATACCCTGGAACTGCTGCCGGAGCTCGCCGAGCTCGGCATCAGCGCGGTGAAGATCGAGGGCCGCCAGCGCAGCCCGGCCTATGTCTCGAAGGTGGCCGGCATCTGGCGTCAGGCCCTGGATCGCCTCGACCGGGACCCGGCGCGCTTCCATGCCGATCCTGCCTGGCTGGCCGGCCTCGGCACCCTGTCCGAGGGGACCACCACCACCCTGGGCGCCTACGAGCGGCGCTGGAAATAG
- a CDS encoding U32 family peptidase — protein MHDTPLELTLGPVLFYWTRERYEAFYREAADWPVETVTLGESVCSRRRDMKLDDWLGIGRELAQAGKRVVLASQTLIESEADLRDLRRLCDNGEFVVEANDQSALQGLITRGLPFVAGAALNLYNRQAIGVLDRAGLLAWQAPVEMSREALSALLEDCRAHGLDTPCEVFAHGHLPLAWSSRCFTARRHRRPKDRCGFVCQAHPEGLALRSQEDQAVFTLNGIQTLSGACQDLRHELPAMRRKGVAAARLSPRAEGMADIVATFDAARRGEPPTPDPLRLVDASLCDGYWHGRAGMTRHREEASP, from the coding sequence ATGCACGACACGCCACTGGAACTGACCCTGGGCCCGGTGCTCTTCTACTGGACCCGCGAGCGCTACGAGGCCTTCTATCGCGAGGCCGCCGACTGGCCGGTCGAGACCGTCACCCTGGGCGAGAGCGTCTGCTCGCGGCGGCGCGACATGAAGCTCGACGACTGGCTGGGGATCGGTCGCGAGCTGGCCCAGGCCGGCAAGCGGGTGGTGCTGGCCTCCCAGACCCTGATCGAGTCCGAGGCCGACCTGCGCGACCTGCGCCGGCTGTGCGACAACGGCGAATTCGTGGTGGAGGCCAACGACCAGAGCGCCCTGCAGGGCCTGATCACCCGAGGATTGCCCTTCGTCGCCGGCGCCGCCCTCAACCTCTACAACCGCCAGGCCATCGGGGTGCTCGACCGCGCGGGCCTGCTGGCCTGGCAGGCCCCGGTGGAGATGTCCCGGGAGGCGCTCTCGGCGCTGCTCGAGGACTGCCGGGCCCATGGCCTCGACACCCCCTGCGAGGTCTTCGCGCATGGGCACCTGCCGCTGGCGTGGTCGTCGCGCTGCTTCACCGCCCGGCGCCATCGCCGGCCCAAGGACCGCTGCGGCTTCGTCTGTCAGGCGCATCCGGAGGGCCTGGCGCTGCGCTCCCAGGAGGACCAGGCAGTGTTCACGCTCAACGGCATCCAGACCCTGTCCGGCGCCTGCCAGGACCTGCGCCACGAGCTGCCCGCCATGCGCCGGAAGGGCGTGGCGGCGGCCCGCCTCAGCCCCCGGGCCGAGGGCATGGCGGACATCGTGGCCACCTTCGACGCCGCCCGCCGGGGGGAGCCGCCCACGCCCGACCCGCTGCGCCTGGTCGACGCCAGCCTCTGCGACGGCTACTGGCACGGTCGGGCCGGCATGACCCGACACCGCGAGGAGGCATCGCCATGA
- a CDS encoding anaerobic ribonucleoside-triphosphate reductase activating protein: MMIPALSLDAEPARPLHLPLAGLTTLDAEAFPGRRATVVYLQGCPLQCGYCENGDMMAPRRGETGEWDAVEAYLASRLDRLEAVVFSGGEPTLHADLPAVVTRVRELGLAVGLHTAGPYPDRLARLLPWLDWVALDVKGRGAAFDRIGGRDGVWRRHARSLEALLAGDVAFECRTTLHWRDFDLADVERLAMTLADCGVRRYALQLARTERCQDPDYRRPVAGAPSWAALETLVRRLRPHFARLTLRH; the protein is encoded by the coding sequence ATGATGATCCCTGCCCTGTCCCTGGACGCCGAGCCCGCCCGGCCCCTGCACCTGCCGCTGGCCGGGCTCACCACCCTGGATGCCGAGGCCTTCCCGGGCCGGCGCGCCACCGTGGTCTACCTGCAGGGCTGTCCGCTGCAATGCGGCTATTGCGAGAACGGCGACATGATGGCCCCACGCCGGGGGGAAACCGGCGAGTGGGACGCCGTCGAGGCGTACCTGGCCAGCCGCCTGGACCGTCTCGAGGCCGTGGTCTTCAGCGGCGGGGAGCCGACCCTGCACGCCGACCTGCCGGCGGTCGTGACCCGAGTCCGGGAACTGGGGTTGGCGGTGGGCCTGCATACGGCGGGCCCCTACCCCGATCGCCTGGCCCGGCTGCTGCCCTGGCTGGACTGGGTGGCCCTGGACGTCAAGGGCCGCGGCGCGGCCTTCGACCGCATCGGCGGCCGCGACGGGGTCTGGCGCCGCCATGCCCGCAGCCTCGAGGCCCTGCTCGCCGGCGACGTCGCCTTCGAGTGCCGCACCACGCTGCACTGGCGCGACTTCGACCTGGCCGACGTGGAACGCCTGGCGATGACTCTGGCCGACTGCGGCGTGCGTCGCTACGCGCTGCAGCTGGCCCGCACCGAGCGCTGCCAGGATCCCGACTACCGCCGGCCGGTCGCCGGTGCCCCCTCGTGGGCCGCCCTCGAGACCCTGGTCCGCCGCCTGCGGCCCCACTTCGCCCGGCTCACGCTGCGTCACTGA
- a CDS encoding ribonucleoside-diphosphate reductase — protein sequence MTVEITSKIVSYSVKKAVEEPPLADENPLTVRIPSRPEGTLEAVSEKISYVGAEGRKKVYLLVSFMPVEGVLNGKRVVIERPVEFFFPSGQLSSEHQWITATMRSLSLAARGGYVTQAVADLRKVAWDKGLVRCGMNRWGKPMFHDSEVAAIAWSIQQILYRRGFLDLDGNQVPVEELVSRYAQRLASGHGWQPPSAEELDRAEREAREQQGGPAVVGHCPECNGELIMMDGCPTCYAGCGWSKCG from the coding sequence ATGACCGTCGAGATCACCTCGAAGATCGTGTCGTACAGCGTCAAGAAGGCGGTGGAAGAGCCGCCGCTGGCCGACGAGAACCCCCTGACGGTGCGCATCCCCTCGCGGCCCGAGGGGACCCTGGAGGCCGTCTCGGAGAAGATCTCCTATGTCGGCGCCGAGGGCCGCAAGAAGGTCTACCTGCTGGTCTCCTTCATGCCCGTGGAGGGCGTGCTGAACGGCAAGCGGGTGGTCATCGAGCGGCCGGTGGAGTTCTTCTTTCCCTCCGGCCAGCTGTCCAGCGAGCACCAGTGGATCACCGCCACCATGCGCAGCCTGTCGCTGGCGGCCCGCGGCGGCTACGTCACCCAGGCGGTGGCCGACCTGCGCAAGGTGGCCTGGGACAAGGGCCTGGTGCGCTGCGGCATGAACCGCTGGGGCAAGCCGATGTTCCACGACTCCGAGGTCGCGGCCATCGCCTGGTCGATCCAGCAGATCCTCTATCGCCGCGGCTTCCTCGACCTGGACGGCAACCAGGTGCCGGTGGAGGAGCTGGTCAGCCGCTATGCCCAGCGCCTGGCCAGCGGCCACGGCTGGCAGCCGCCCAGTGCCGAGGAACTGGATCGGGCCGAGCGCGAGGCCCGCGAGCAGCAGGGCGGCCCTGCCGTGGTGGGCCACTGCCCCGAGTGCAACGGCGAGCTGATCATGATGGATGGCTGCCCGACCTGCTATGCGGGCTGTGGTTGGTCCAAGTGCGGCTAG
- a CDS encoding LAGLIDADG family homing endonuclease, which translates to MRTPAKAVTSADEVPLQAPSRDIWDAKYRLKDRHGRPVDADPAATRERVARALAAVEGEAADTWLPKFRWALDNGAIPAGRIVANAGAEHIKPEVSLINCTVSRTIRDSMRDILEAVVDAGMTLKSGAGIGYEFSTLRHKGAFVFGAGAGTNGPLAFMDIYDKMCFTVASAGGRRGAQMATFDVGHPDVRAFIEAKREAGRLRQFNLSLLITDEFMEAVRADADWPLAFPLHPGEKEDVDEDELVYRDWPVIEDGYTVDDQGRVASRIVEVIRARELWDTIMRSTYDFAEPGFILIDQVNRMNNNWFCEEIRATNPCVTADTRLHTQFGMVPVGDLYRRGDELQVTVDKRALRTGERGVETRPAVPAFMTARQADVYRVTTREGYEVKATEWHDFYTRRGKIPLKELQVGDSVWVQSGKGQFGDQGDERLGTLLGLIAGDGHFTHRGNDHEAVIVNFWGDDRTLADITAEYINELIAHSARTSRRYQVAPVAVAERHHVFIRSVILARLLAHYGFTRETKLRVPEVVWRGTEACVKGYLRGLFQADGTVQRDDQNAYCTIRLASSEPKLLKEVQALLSNLGIFCRILKRRDAGKRVLPDGHGGKREYHCKADHELLIGSESRDRFMQEIGFLSDAKNQEYQEWHDMRSSAVKASYMAEVAAIEYVGREAVFDTTQKDKNNLIFNGLVTGNCGEQPLPPEGACLLGSVNLTRFVLDPFGDTPRFDWDRYRQVVAIFTRMLDDVVELSGLPLEGQRREIEAKRRHGMGFLGLGSALTMLKLPYGSPESLAFTEEVSRVMAVEGWKQALELSREKGMAPILAEDFAITPKMLRERPELAQDGYEVGDRVPGRLLHARYSRYMQKIAEVEPELVAALAEHGARFTHHSSIAPTGTISLSLGNNASNGIEPSFSHRYFRNVIRAGRKTKEQVEVVSFELAAYRHFVAPDAVESDLPDYFVTADAVTPRQHVAVQAAAQAWIDSAISKTVNVPTDFPFADFKDLYLDAYDSQLKGCTTFRFNPEAFQGVLVREGDLKNTTYVFELENGETVELAGDETVIYDGEEHTAANLYDALKEGTYGKW; encoded by the coding sequence ATGCGAACACCCGCCAAGGCCGTCACCTCCGCCGACGAGGTACCGCTTCAGGCCCCTTCCCGGGATATCTGGGATGCCAAGTATCGGCTCAAGGACCGACATGGCCGGCCCGTGGACGCGGATCCGGCCGCCACCCGCGAGCGGGTGGCCCGCGCCCTGGCGGCGGTGGAAGGCGAGGCGGCCGACACCTGGCTGCCGAAGTTCCGCTGGGCCCTGGACAACGGCGCCATTCCCGCCGGGCGCATCGTCGCCAACGCTGGGGCCGAGCACATCAAGCCCGAGGTCAGCCTGATCAACTGCACGGTCTCGCGGACCATCCGCGACTCCATGCGCGACATCCTGGAAGCCGTGGTGGATGCCGGGATGACGTTGAAGAGCGGGGCGGGAATCGGCTACGAATTTTCCACCCTGCGCCACAAGGGCGCCTTCGTTTTCGGGGCCGGCGCCGGCACCAACGGCCCCCTGGCGTTCATGGATATCTACGACAAGATGTGCTTCACGGTAGCCTCGGCGGGCGGCCGTCGCGGCGCCCAGATGGCGACCTTCGACGTCGGCCATCCGGACGTTCGGGCCTTCATCGAGGCCAAGCGCGAGGCCGGCCGCCTGCGCCAGTTCAACCTGAGCCTGCTGATCACCGACGAGTTCATGGAGGCGGTGCGCGCCGATGCCGACTGGCCCCTGGCCTTTCCCCTGCACCCGGGAGAGAAGGAGGACGTCGACGAGGACGAACTGGTCTACCGTGACTGGCCGGTGATCGAGGACGGCTACACCGTCGACGACCAGGGACGGGTGGCCAGCCGCATCGTCGAGGTGATCCGGGCCCGCGAGCTGTGGGACACCATCATGCGCTCGACCTACGACTTCGCCGAGCCGGGCTTCATCCTGATCGACCAGGTCAACCGCATGAACAACAACTGGTTCTGCGAGGAGATCCGCGCCACCAACCCCTGCGTGACGGCGGATACCCGGTTGCATACCCAGTTCGGCATGGTGCCCGTTGGCGACCTCTATCGGCGAGGCGATGAGCTGCAGGTGACGGTCGACAAGCGAGCATTGCGTACTGGCGAGCGAGGCGTCGAGACCCGCCCGGCCGTGCCGGCCTTCATGACCGCGAGGCAGGCGGATGTCTATCGGGTCACGACCCGTGAGGGCTACGAGGTCAAGGCCACCGAGTGGCACGACTTCTATACCCGGCGTGGCAAGATTCCTCTCAAGGAACTGCAGGTGGGCGATAGCGTATGGGTACAGTCCGGCAAGGGCCAGTTCGGTGACCAGGGTGATGAGCGGCTGGGTACCCTGCTGGGATTGATCGCCGGCGATGGCCACTTCACGCACCGTGGCAATGACCATGAGGCGGTGATCGTCAACTTCTGGGGGGATGACCGGACGCTGGCCGATATCACGGCCGAGTATATCAACGAGCTGATCGCTCACTCCGCCAGGACCTCGCGTCGATACCAGGTGGCGCCGGTCGCCGTTGCCGAACGACATCATGTCTTCATTCGCTCGGTGATCCTGGCGCGCCTGCTGGCCCATTACGGCTTTACTCGGGAGACCAAGCTCCGGGTCCCCGAAGTGGTCTGGCGGGGCACCGAGGCCTGCGTCAAGGGCTATCTACGCGGGCTGTTTCAGGCAGATGGGACCGTACAGCGTGACGACCAGAATGCCTATTGCACGATTCGTCTGGCATCCAGTGAGCCGAAGCTGCTCAAGGAAGTACAGGCATTGCTGAGTAATCTCGGCATTTTCTGTCGGATCCTGAAGCGCCGTGATGCAGGCAAGAGGGTGTTGCCGGATGGGCACGGAGGTAAGCGTGAGTATCACTGCAAGGCCGACCATGAGTTGCTGATCGGGTCCGAATCCCGGGATCGCTTCATGCAGGAAATCGGCTTTCTGAGCGACGCCAAGAATCAGGAATACCAAGAGTGGCACGATATGCGCTCCTCTGCTGTGAAAGCGTCATACATGGCGGAGGTGGCAGCCATTGAGTATGTGGGGCGCGAGGCCGTCTTCGACACCACGCAAAAAGATAAAAATAATTTAATATTTAATGGATTAGTAACTGGTAATTGTGGCGAACAACCGCTTCCGCCGGAAGGCGCCTGCCTGCTGGGCTCGGTGAACCTGACCCGCTTCGTCCTCGATCCCTTCGGTGACACGCCGCGTTTCGACTGGGACCGCTACCGCCAGGTGGTGGCCATCTTCACCCGCATGCTCGACGACGTGGTGGAGCTCAGCGGCCTGCCGCTGGAGGGCCAGCGCCGCGAGATCGAGGCCAAGCGCCGCCACGGCATGGGCTTCCTGGGGCTGGGTTCGGCGCTGACCATGCTCAAGTTGCCCTATGGCTCCCCGGAGTCGCTGGCCTTCACCGAGGAGGTCAGCCGGGTGATGGCCGTCGAAGGCTGGAAGCAGGCCCTCGAACTCTCCCGGGAGAAGGGCATGGCGCCGATCCTTGCCGAGGACTTCGCCATCACCCCGAAGATGCTGCGCGAGCGGCCGGAGCTGGCGCAAGACGGCTATGAGGTGGGCGATCGCGTGCCCGGGCGTCTCCTGCACGCTCGCTACAGCCGCTACATGCAGAAGATCGCCGAGGTGGAGCCGGAACTGGTGGCCGCCCTCGCCGAGCACGGCGCCCGCTTCACCCACCACAGCTCCATCGCGCCCACCGGCACCATCTCGCTGTCGCTGGGCAACAATGCCTCCAACGGCATCGAGCCTTCCTTCTCGCACCGCTACTTCCGCAACGTCATCCGAGCGGGCCGGAAGACCAAGGAGCAGGTCGAGGTCGTGTCCTTCGAGCTGGCGGCCTATCGGCACTTCGTCGCTCCCGACGCCGTGGAGAGCGACCTGCCGGACTACTTCGTCACCGCCGACGCCGTGACGCCGCGCCAGCATGTGGCGGTGCAGGCGGCGGCCCAGGCCTGGATCGATTCGGCCATCTCCAAGACGGTGAACGTCCCCACCGACTTCCCCTTCGCGGACTTCAAGGATCTGTACCTGGACGCCTACGACAGCCAGCTCAAGGGCTGCACCACCTTCCGCTTCAACCCCGAGGCCTTCCAGGGGGTGCTGGTGCGCGAGGGCGACCTCAAGAACACCACCTACGTCTTCGAGCTGGAGAACGGCGAGACCGTCGAGCTGGCCGGCGACGAGACGGTGATCTACGACGGCGAGGAGCACACCGCGGCGAACCTCTATGACGCGCTCAAGGAGGGGACCTATGGCAAGTGGTAA
- the ubiT gene encoding ubiquinone anaerobic biosynthesis accessory factor UbiT produces the protein MPFPSLPLPPAPRRLAQAIAPRMPVALQRPLVESLLNRTFAEPLAEGEFDALAGRRVSLVIADLGLILTLSLSGRRLVLSEAAGEATIRGGWREFLCLATRREDPDSLFFQRRLSLEGDTELGLMVKNLLDGREEGLAQGRLGDGLATLERLVRRDH, from the coding sequence ATGCCGTTCCCCTCGCTGCCCCTTCCACCTGCGCCGCGTCGGCTGGCGCAGGCCATCGCACCGAGGATGCCCGTTGCGCTCCAGCGGCCCCTCGTCGAGTCCCTGCTCAATCGCACCTTCGCCGAGCCCCTGGCCGAAGGGGAATTCGATGCCCTGGCGGGGCGACGGGTCAGCCTGGTCATCGCCGATCTGGGCCTGATCCTCACCCTGAGCCTGTCGGGGCGGCGACTGGTGCTCTCCGAGGCGGCCGGCGAGGCCACCATCCGCGGCGGCTGGCGCGAGTTCCTGTGTCTCGCCACCCGCCGCGAGGACCCGGACAGCCTGTTCTTCCAGCGGCGCCTGTCCCTCGAGGGCGATACCGAGCTTGGCCTGATGGTCAAGAACCTGCTCGACGGCCGCGAGGAAGGCCTGGCCCAGGGGCGGCTGGGCGATGGCCTGGCGACCCTGGAGCGGCTCGTGCGCCGTGATCACTGA